From one Planktothrix agardhii NIES-204 genomic stretch:
- the apnC gene encoding amino acid adenylation domain-containing protein, which translates to MSDLLKRLENLSPEKRELVLQKLKQQQSKTSNNQKKQKLSLIPVPREGDIPLSFAQTRLWFLAQFDQENSPYHVPIFWQIKGSLNLNALEQAIAEIIDRHEVLRTTFSVINESPVQVINPAYQLSIPVINLEGETENIKLEKARQLATEELQTPFDLSTSPLLRVKLLKINPQFHILLLVIHHIIFDGWSVDLFRQELSTLYGSFSLNKPASLPKLALQYADFAHWQRQWLQGEILETQLNYWRQQLKNAPPLLEFPIDKPRPSLQTYEGSSQSIHLNLTLTQQLKGLSQTAGTTLFMTLLTAFTVLLYRYSGQEDIVIGTAIANRNRQELEPLMGFFVNTLALRTNLQGHLTFLELLQQVKDRTLESYDHQDLPFEKLIDELQIERSLSNHPLFQVFFTLQNEAKETLELPELTIINFDWENKITLFDLGLICRETPQGLIAELEYRTDLFEVKTIQGIVEHLEILLQGIVDHPQQSINTLPLLTKSNQKQLEIWNQTDSNYFQDQTLVDLFEEQVNQTPNNIALVFEQTSLTYQELNQKANQLAHYLRENYRIEADSLIGICTERSLEMVIGLLGVLKAGAAYIPIDSDYPEDRIRFILENSKISVLLTQSFVQDKLSLSHLKSLSQFIDLDQFDYDLFPNDNLTVQSKPNDLAYVIYTSGSTGQPKGVMIEHQSIVNLCLNWGKLFHVNPQSRLLQFGSFSFDLSIGEIATNLSHGACLYLAEKETLLPTQTLVDFLETNQITHSFLSPSALSVLPQANLSHLENITVGGEACSAEVVEKWANQRRLFNCYGPTETTVTATFFLCQENGQKPNIGKPLDNIRAYILDGNQQILPLGIPGELCIAGVCLARGYLNRPDLTAEKFVEVNLLGKTEQIYKTGDLAKWGDDGNLEFLGRIDQQVKLRGFRIELGEIEAVLLKHPVVKEAVVNLYETENNQQLVAYIIPQEKHRDLRDELKSLLKSRLPNYMIPSQIMILETLPLTPNGKLDKKALPIPDLKIFTDGEMPVIPTEELLASLWQDLLQIKSVGRRDNFFELGGHSLLATQLVTRIRNSFGVELAVRKVFEHPQLSELATEISQVSSAVSLPPIIPQAKNAPKTLSFAQSRLWFLAQLEGLGISAIYNMPMALQLQGNLNLEALKLSFFYLIERHSILRTYFPSIAGKPQVIIQNSEEIEVLAIENLQNLDSQTQKETLQELVNNHAQEPFNLNTGPLFKAKLLQLGERDFVLLINMHHIISDGWSMGVFKREWQQLYRALVKGQTPQWEPLPIDYTDYAAWQQNWLQGDVLETQLNYWKNQLNHAPALLELPTDYSRPPQQSYKGVLYECELTAELTHKLKHLSQKQGVTLFMTALAAFSVLLSRYSGQSDLCIGSPIANRTHSQTEDLMGFFVNTLVLRNKINFDNSFIDLLQQTRQICLDAYAHQDIPFEYLVEQLQPERSLSYNPLFQVMLVLQNTAEVGTKISLPELEIKWFEQNYPFAKFDLKLDLSEYDNKLHCVWEYATDLFAGETIQRMAQHWEILLEAIVDSPQQPIYELPFITTTEIEQFKIWNQTDIDYPKDQTLVTLFEYQATKTPDNIAVIFKEQSLTYQQLNEKANQLANYLSDFKKQHQLPNNSLIGICVERSPDMIISLLAILKTGSAYVPIDPNYPRDRIQFILEDSQVHLLITTDLFQEKLSIKQQNNSCVVISLDQKKWQNQLINNPPRQSNPHDLAYIIYTSGSTGKPKGVAIAHYSPAVLLKWAHSVFSAEQLSGVLASTSICFDLSIFEMFVSLTQGGSIIIVKNALDTEQIRNSIVPITLINTVPSAAAELLNMNAIPATVQVINLAGEPLKNSLVQALYKQTSAKLIYNLYGPSEDTTYSTFTKVFRNAQQEPTIGKAIANTRIYILDSYNQPVAPGIPGELCIAGSGLAQGYWNHPDLSAEKFINLNLFNQTERIYKTGDLARWLLDGNLQYLGRIDHQVKIRGFRIELGEIEASLVKHPDIKEAVVIARKNTDFDANLVAYIVLSKKDSETEYLQGEQVEMWQEVFNKAYFQPQTPENDFTLNLAGWNDSYTGEPIPQNLMEEWRDKTVEQILELAPKRVWEIGCGTGMLLFKIAPHCQTFIGTDFSTKALQYVQENLTSQNLEKKVTLKQSPANQFEGIVPQSYDLVILNSVIQYFPSVDYLLAVLDGVINSIETGGKILIGDVRNFKLLEAFHTAVEFYRADDDLSIKELRQRIRNSLRTEEELLIDPNLFIYLKQKYPRISQVQIELKRGYNQTEMNRFRYDVVLYLDQPQTLVTQWQWLDWQVEKLNLKTIQNILNTQEPDLLGIENIPNIRLISEMVLLEKIPEFEGTIKQLKAILSQMEIGINPEALRTLTEDLPYTPFVQYSDREFSTYQVIFQRNTTYPFSQPRFASKNSLDPLNWKNYANQPLTLDTNHVDPALIAQFREFLGQTLPDYMIPSHFVQLEKLPLTPNGKIDRKVLPDPNTPILLTDIELPENPTEELLAGLWAKLLKYEVISRQDNFFNLGGHSLLATQLIARIRDQLKVELPLSKVFEYPILKELANYLDTCLWVNASEDSQPLDLNEEEIEL; encoded by the coding sequence ATGAGTGATCTGCTAAAACGTTTAGAAAATCTTTCTCCTGAAAAACGAGAATTAGTGCTACAAAAGCTGAAGCAGCAGCAATCAAAAACAAGTAATAATCAAAAGAAACAAAAATTATCATTGATTCCTGTACCCAGAGAAGGAGATATTCCTCTCTCTTTTGCTCAAACGAGACTCTGGTTTTTAGCTCAATTTGATCAAGAAAATTCTCCTTATCATGTGCCTATTTTTTGGCAAATTAAGGGAAGTCTTAATTTAAACGCCCTAGAGCAAGCGATCGCAGAAATTATTGACCGTCATGAAGTATTACGGACGACTTTTTCTGTGATTAATGAATCTCCTGTACAGGTTATTAATCCTGCTTATCAGTTAAGCATACCAGTAATTAATTTAGAGGGAGAGACAGAAAATATTAAATTAGAGAAGGCGCGACAATTAGCAACCGAAGAACTACAAACCCCTTTTGACTTATCAACAAGCCCTTTATTACGGGTAAAATTACTCAAAATTAACCCTCAATTTCATATTTTATTGTTGGTTATTCATCACATTATTTTTGATGGTTGGTCAGTTGATCTATTCCGTCAAGAATTATCTACTCTTTATGGCTCTTTTTCTCTGAATAAACCTGCTTCTTTGCCAAAATTAGCTCTTCAATATGCTGATTTTGCCCATTGGCAGCGACAATGGTTACAGGGAGAAATACTAGAAACCCAACTTAATTATTGGCGGCAACAGTTAAAAAATGCTCCCCCTCTCTTAGAATTCCCCATTGATAAACCTCGTCCCTCTCTACAAACCTATGAGGGTTCTAGTCAATCTATACATCTCAATCTGACTTTAACACAGCAATTGAAGGGATTAAGTCAAACAGCAGGAACAACTCTGTTTATGACCCTTCTCACTGCTTTTACCGTGCTACTTTATCGCTATAGTGGACAGGAAGATATTGTCATTGGAACGGCGATCGCAAATCGAAATCGTCAAGAATTAGAGCCATTAATGGGCTTTTTTGTTAACACTTTAGCTTTACGAACTAATTTGCAAGGTCATCTTACTTTTTTAGAATTATTGCAACAAGTTAAGGATAGAACTCTGGAATCCTATGATCATCAAGACTTACCCTTTGAGAAATTAATTGATGAGTTACAAATTGAGCGATCACTGAGTAATCATCCCCTATTTCAAGTATTTTTTACCCTACAGAATGAAGCTAAAGAGACCTTAGAATTACCAGAATTAACTATCATTAATTTTGATTGGGAAAACAAAATAACGTTATTTGATTTAGGGTTAATTTGTCGAGAAACTCCCCAAGGGTTAATCGCAGAATTAGAATATCGGACAGATTTATTTGAAGTCAAGACTATTCAAGGAATAGTAGAACATTTAGAAATTTTATTACAGGGAATTGTTGATCATCCTCAACAGTCAATTAATACTTTACCTTTACTAACAAAATCTAACCAAAAACAACTAGAAATTTGGAATCAAACCGATAGTAACTATTTTCAAGATCAGACTTTAGTTGATTTATTTGAAGAACAGGTTAATCAAACCCCTAATAATATAGCATTAGTCTTTGAACAGACAAGCTTAACCTATCAAGAACTGAATCAAAAAGCTAACCAGTTAGCTCATTATTTACGAGAAAACTATCGGATTGAAGCAGATAGCTTAATTGGGATTTGTACGGAACGTTCATTAGAAATGGTTATCGGTTTATTAGGGGTTTTAAAAGCAGGTGCTGCTTATATTCCGATTGACTCCGATTATCCAGAAGATAGAATTAGATTTATTTTAGAAAATAGTAAAATTTCAGTCTTATTAACCCAGAGTTTTGTTCAAGACAAATTATCCCTATCTCACCTAAAATCTTTAAGTCAGTTTATTGATTTAGATCAGTTTGATTATGACTTATTTCCTAACGATAATTTAACAGTTCAAAGTAAGCCTAATGACCTAGCTTATGTGATTTATACTTCTGGTTCAACAGGACAGCCTAAAGGGGTAATGATTGAACATCAATCAATTGTTAATCTTTGCTTAAATTGGGGCAAACTATTTCACGTTAATCCGCAAAGTCGTTTACTTCAATTTGGGTCTTTTAGTTTTGATTTATCTATTGGAGAAATCGCTACTAATCTTAGTCATGGTGCTTGTTTATACTTAGCCGAAAAAGAAACATTACTACCCACTCAAACCTTAGTAGATTTTCTGGAAACGAACCAAATTACCCATAGCTTTTTATCTCCTTCAGCCCTATCCGTTTTACCTCAAGCCAACTTATCCCATTTAGAAAATATAACGGTTGGCGGTGAAGCTTGTTCTGCTGAAGTCGTAGAAAAATGGGCAAATCAAAGACGTTTATTCAACTGCTATGGCCCTACAGAAACGACGGTAACAGCGACATTTTTTCTTTGTCAAGAAAATGGTCAAAAACCTAATATTGGTAAACCATTAGATAATATTCGCGCCTATATTTTAGATGGGAATCAGCAAATCTTACCACTGGGAATACCAGGAGAATTATGTATTGCAGGAGTCTGTTTAGCGAGGGGATATTTGAATCGTCCCGACTTAACGGCCGAGAAATTTGTTGAAGTTAACCTATTAGGAAAAACCGAACAAATTTATAAAACAGGAGACTTAGCAAAATGGGGAGATGATGGAAATCTGGAATTTTTAGGACGTATTGACCAGCAAGTAAAACTGCGGGGATTTCGCATTGAATTGGGGGAAATTGAGGCAGTTTTGTTAAAGCATCCTGTCGTTAAAGAAGCGGTTGTCAACTTATATGAAACTGAAAATAATCAGCAATTAGTGGCTTATATTATCCCGCAAGAAAAACACCGTGATCTCAGGGATGAACTGAAAAGCTTACTGAAAAGCCGTTTGCCAAATTACATGATTCCAAGTCAGATTATGATCTTGGAAACTCTTCCCCTAACCCCTAATGGAAAATTAGATAAAAAAGCCCTACCGATCCCTGATTTAAAAATATTTACCGATGGCGAAATGCCTGTTATTCCCACAGAAGAATTATTAGCCAGTCTATGGCAAGATCTCTTGCAAATCAAGTCTGTGGGTCGTCGGGATAACTTCTTTGAATTGGGAGGACATTCCCTATTAGCTACCCAATTAGTCACCCGTATTCGTAACAGTTTTGGGGTCGAATTAGCCGTTCGGAAAGTATTTGAACATCCCCAATTATCAGAATTAGCAACAGAAATTAGTCAAGTATCATCAGCAGTTAGTTTACCTCCCATTATTCCCCAAGCCAAAAACGCCCCAAAAACCCTCTCTTTTGCTCAATCAAGACTTTGGTTTTTAGCCCAACTTGAAGGGTTAGGAATATCGGCAATTTATAATATGCCTATGGCATTACAACTTCAAGGAAATCTAAATCTAGAAGCGTTGAAGTTAAGCTTTTTCTATTTAATTGAACGTCATTCAATTTTACGCACTTATTTTCCCTCCATCGCTGGAAAACCTCAAGTTATCATTCAAAATTCTGAAGAAATAGAAGTTTTAGCTATTGAAAATTTACAAAATCTTGATTCTCAAACGCAAAAAGAAACCCTACAAGAATTGGTCAATAATCACGCACAAGAACCTTTTAACTTAAATACTGGCCCTCTGTTTAAAGCCAAATTATTACAATTAGGGGAAAGGGATTTTGTCCTCTTAATTAATATGCACCACATCATCAGTGATGGTTGGTCAATGGGAGTATTTAAGCGAGAATGGCAACAACTTTATCGTGCCTTAGTTAAAGGTCAAACTCCTCAATGGGAACCTTTACCGATTGACTATACTGATTATGCAGCTTGGCAACAAAATTGGCTACAAGGAGATGTTTTAGAAACCCAATTAAACTATTGGAAAAATCAACTCAACCATGCACCCGCTTTATTAGAACTCCCCACAGACTATTCTCGTCCGCCACAGCAGAGTTATAAAGGGGTTCTCTATGAATGTGAGTTGACGGCAGAATTAACCCATAAACTTAAACATTTAAGCCAAAAACAGGGCGTTACCCTTTTTATGACTGCCTTAGCTGCTTTTAGTGTTTTACTGTCCCGATACAGTGGTCAAAGTGATTTGTGTATTGGTTCCCCTATTGCTAACCGCACCCATAGTCAAACTGAAGATTTGATGGGCTTTTTTGTCAATACCTTGGTATTAAGAAATAAGATTAATTTTGATAACAGTTTCATAGATTTATTGCAACAAACTCGACAAATTTGTTTAGATGCCTATGCTCATCAGGATATCCCATTTGAGTATTTAGTCGAACAATTACAACCAGAAAGAAGTCTCAGTTATAACCCCTTATTTCAGGTTATGTTAGTATTGCAAAATACCGCAGAAGTAGGTACTAAAATTAGTTTACCAGAACTTGAGATTAAATGGTTTGAACAGAATTATCCCTTTGCTAAGTTTGATTTGAAATTAGATTTATCAGAGTATGATAATAAGCTTCATTGTGTTTGGGAATATGCTACAGATTTATTTGCAGGGGAAACCATTCAAAGGATGGCACAACATTGGGAAATTTTGCTAGAAGCAATTGTTGATTCTCCTCAACAACCTATTTATGAATTACCGTTCATTACAACAACAGAAATCGAACAATTTAAAATTTGGAATCAAACCGATATTGATTATCCAAAAGATCAAACTTTGGTCACTTTGTTTGAATATCAAGCAACAAAAACCCCTGACAATATTGCAGTTATATTTAAAGAACAAAGCCTAACTTATCAGCAACTCAACGAAAAAGCTAATCAACTAGCCAATTATTTATCAGATTTTAAAAAACAACATCAATTACCAAATAATTCGTTAATAGGAATTTGTGTTGAGCGATCGCCTGACATGATCATCAGCTTATTAGCTATTCTGAAAACAGGTAGTGCCTACGTTCCCATTGATCCTAATTATCCCCGCGATCGCATTCAGTTTATACTTGAAGATAGTCAAGTACACCTATTAATAACAACTGATTTATTTCAAGAAAAGTTATCAATAAAACAACAAAATAATTCTTGTGTTGTCATCTCATTAGATCAGAAAAAATGGCAAAATCAATTAATTAATAATCCTCCTCGTCAAAGTAATCCCCATGATTTAGCTTATATCATTTATACCTCTGGTTCCACAGGTAAACCCAAAGGGGTTGCTATTGCCCATTATAGTCCCGCCGTGCTGCTCAAATGGGCGCATTCCGTCTTCAGTGCAGAACAACTTTCAGGGGTCTTAGCATCAACCTCAATTTGTTTCGATCTTTCCATCTTTGAAATGTTTGTTTCCCTAACTCAAGGGGGTAGTATTATTATCGTTAAAAATGCCCTTGATACTGAACAAATTCGTAACAGCATTGTGCCTATTACCTTAATTAATACCGTACCAAGTGCTGCGGCTGAATTGCTTAATATGAATGCTATTCCAGCAACAGTTCAAGTGATAAATTTAGCAGGTGAACCATTAAAAAATAGCTTAGTACAAGCTTTATATAAACAGACATCTGCCAAATTGATTTATAATCTTTATGGCCCATCGGAAGACACGACTTATTCTACCTTTACAAAAGTGTTCAGAAATGCTCAACAAGAACCAACTATCGGTAAAGCGATCGCGAATACCCGCATCTATATTTTGGACAGTTATAATCAACCTGTTGCTCCTGGTATTCCTGGAGAACTTTGTATTGCAGGTTCAGGTTTAGCTCAAGGTTATTGGAATCATCCCGATCTTAGCGCGGAAAAATTCATTAATCTTAATCTATTTAATCAAACTGAGCGAATTTATAAAACGGGGGATCTTGCTCGTTGGCTATTAGATGGTAATTTACAATACTTAGGTCGCATTGATCATCAAGTCAAAATTAGAGGTTTTCGCATTGAATTAGGAGAAATTGAAGCATCTTTAGTCAAACATCCCGACATCAAGGAAGCTGTTGTTATTGCACGAAAAAATACAGATTTTGATGCCAATTTAGTGGCTTATATTGTTCTCTCTAAAAAAGACTCAGAAACTGAATATTTACAAGGAGAACAGGTGGAAATGTGGCAGGAAGTTTTCAATAAAGCTTACTTTCAACCCCAGACTCCTGAAAATGATTTTACCCTTAATTTAGCAGGGTGGAATGATAGCTATACAGGAGAACCTATTCCTCAAAATTTGATGGAAGAATGGCGAGACAAAACTGTTGAACAAATTCTAGAATTAGCACCTAAACGAGTTTGGGAAATTGGCTGTGGAACAGGGATGTTATTATTTAAAATTGCGCCCCATTGTCAAACCTTTATCGGGACGGATTTTTCAACCAAAGCTTTACAGTATGTTCAGGAAAATTTAACATCACAAAATCTTGAGAAAAAGGTTACATTAAAACAGAGTCCAGCAAACCAATTTGAGGGAATTGTCCCCCAAAGTTATGACTTAGTTATTCTCAATTCTGTGATTCAATATTTCCCCTCAGTTGATTACTTATTGGCTGTTTTAGATGGGGTAATCAACTCTATAGAGACAGGGGGTAAAATCTTAATTGGGGATGTGAGAAACTTTAAACTTCTAGAGGCTTTCCATACAGCCGTTGAATTCTATCGTGCGGATGATGACCTATCCATTAAAGAATTACGTCAACGAATTAGAAACAGTCTGAGAACAGAAGAAGAATTACTGATTGATCCAAATCTCTTTATTTACTTAAAACAAAAATATCCTCGTATTAGTCAAGTCCAAATTGAATTAAAACGGGGTTATAATCAGACAGAAATGAATCGTTTTCGTTACGATGTTGTTCTATATTTAGATCAACCTCAAACATTAGTTACACAATGGCAATGGTTAGACTGGCAAGTTGAAAAACTCAATCTAAAAACGATCCAAAATATTTTAAACACTCAAGAGCCTGATTTGTTAGGGATTGAAAATATTCCCAATATTCGTCTGATTTCAGAAATGGTATTATTGGAAAAAATTCCTGAGTTTGAGGGAACTATTAAACAATTAAAAGCTATTTTAAGCCAGATGGAAATTGGTATCAACCCTGAAGCATTACGAACCTTAACGGAGGACTTACCCTATACTCCATTTGTTCAATATAGCGATCGCGAATTTTCCACTTATCAAGTTATTTTTCAACGCAATACAACCTATCCTTTTAGTCAGCCTCGTTTTGCTTCTAAAAATAGCTTAGATCCCCTAAACTGGAAAAATTATGCTAACCAACCTTTAACCCTAGACACTAATCATGTTGATCCCGCTTTGATTGCCCAGTTCCGAGAGTTTTTAGGGCAAACCCTCCCTGATTATATGATTCCCAGTCATTTTGTTCAACTGGAGAAATTACCCTTAACGCCCAATGGAAAAATAGATCGTAAAGTCCTTCCTGATCCGAATACACCTATCTTATTAACTGACATTGAATTACCTGAAAACCCTACAGAAGAATTACTGGCGGGTTTATGGGCTAAACTACTTAAATATGAGGTAATTTCTCGACAAGATAATTTCTTTAATTTGGGAGGGCATTCACTTTTAGCTACCCAATTAATTGCCCGTATTCGTGATCAATTAAAAGTAGAATTACCTTTAAGTAAAGTATTTGAATATCCCATTCTTAAGGAATTAGCGAACTATCTTGATACCTGTTTATGGGTTAATGCTTCAGAAGATTCTCAACCTTTAGATTTAAATGAAGAGGAAATTGAATTATGA